Below is a genomic region from Deinococcus koreensis.
CCGGCCCTGCGCGCCGTCCGCGCCGATCTGGCCCCCGCCACCGACTGAGGCGCACCCCCAATGACCTCCCCCCTCCAGCTCCTCCACACGGCCCGCGACGTGGCCCACTCCGGCCCCGTCCAGCGCCGGGCCGATGCTCCCGAAGGTTGACCATGACTGACCGTTCCACCCCCTCTCCCGTTCCGACCCCGGCGCCGGCCCCTGCGGCCCCGGCCTGGCGCCGCCTCGTGCCGCCGCTGCTGGCCGCCGCGCTGGTGGGCGTGCTGGGCTACACGCTGCTGCGCCCCGCCCACAACGCCACCACGGGCGGCCCGCTGATCGGCAAGGCGGCGCCCCCCTTCTCGCTGCGTAGCCTGGACGGCCCGGAGGTCAGCCTGAGCGAGCTGCGGGGCCGCCCGGTGGTGCTGAACTTCTGGGCCTCGTGGTGCGGCCCCTGCCGCGAGGAAGCGCCGATGTTCCGCGAACTGAGCGCCCGGCAGGGCGGCGCCTCCGGGGTGGCCATCCTGGGCATCCTGTTCCAGGAGACGAACGAGAAGAGCGCCCGCGACTTCATCCAGGAATACGAGCTGGCCTACCCCAACCTGCGCGACCCGGGCATCAATACGGGCGTGGACTACGGCGTCTCGGGCATCCCCGAAACGGTCTTCATCGACCGTGAGGGGGTCGTGCAGCACATGGATCGGGGCGGCCTGACCCGCGAGCGCCTCAACGCGGGCCTGACCAAGATCGGCGTTCCGGGCATCTGATGCTTCAGGTGTTCGTCCGCACGCTCCTGGGCCGATCCGGCCCGGCCCTCCGCTCGCTGCCCTGGGCCCTGTGCCTGCTGCTGACCCTCGCCCTGGCCGCGCCACCGACGCTCAATCCGGCCCTGGAATCCCGCGCCGTGGCGATCCAGAAGAACCTGCGCTGTCCGCTGTGCGACACCGGGGAGTCGATCGCCGACTCGCGCAGCGACATCAGCGTCAAGATGCGCTCCAGCGTGCGTGAGCAGCTGGCCGCCGGCCGCTCCGAGGCCCAGATCTACGACTTCTTCGCCCAGCGCTACGGCAACTTCGTGCTGCTCGACCCGCCGAAGAGCGGGCGCAACCTGCTGCTGTGGGGCGGGCCGCTGCTGGCGCTGGTCGGCGGCGGGGCGCTGTGGTGGTCGTTCCTGCGCCGCCGCCGGACAGCGGCCGGTACCCCGGAGCAGGCGCCGGACGCGGCGGAGGACTTCGACTCGTATCTGGCCCAGGTGCGGCGTGAGACCCGTCCGGGCGGTCAGCCGTGATTCTGAGCCTGCTGCTGCTGGGCCTGATCGTGGCGGTGGCCCTCTGGCTGGTGCTCGAGCCGCTGCGGCGGCGGGTGTCCGCCGACCCGGACGCTCCCGAGCGTGAGCGGCTGCACGGGGAGCGCGACCGGCTGTACGCCGAACTGGCCGCCCTGGAGGACGAGTCCCGCCGGCCGGATCTGGAGCGCCGGGCCGCCCTGACCCTGCGGGCGCTGGACGGCCTGCCCCCCGCCCCGGGCCGGGCTGGAGGGCGCCGGCTGGCTGTGGTGGGCGTGGCGCTGGCCGCGCTGCTCACCGGGGTGGGCGCCGTGACCTTCGTGCCGCGCTGGCAGCTGGCCTCGCTGAGCAGCGCCGAGGCGGCCGACGTGCAGGCGGTGCTGAGCCTGCCGGCGCTGCGGGCGCGGGCCGAGCGCACGCAGGCCAACGCGGACTACCTGGCCTGGGGCAGGGCCGCCTTCGATTCCGAGCAGTACGACCAGGCGGTGAGCGCCTACGGCGAGGCGCTGAAGCTCGACCCCCGGCAGCCGGTGGCCCTGCGGCGCCTGGGCATCCTGCTGCTGACGCGCGGCGAGCGCTCCGGGCAGACGGTCAGCGACGAGGACGCCACCCAGGCCGCGCTGCTGATCCGCACGGCGGCGCAGCTGGCCCCCCAGGAGGCCGAG
It encodes:
- a CDS encoding TlpA family protein disulfide reductase, encoding MTDRSTPSPVPTPAPAPAAPAWRRLVPPLLAAALVGVLGYTLLRPAHNATTGGPLIGKAAPPFSLRSLDGPEVSLSELRGRPVVLNFWASWCGPCREEAPMFRELSARQGGASGVAILGILFQETNEKSARDFIQEYELAYPNLRDPGINTGVDYGVSGIPETVFIDREGVVQHMDRGGLTRERLNAGLTKIGVPGI
- a CDS encoding cytochrome c-type biogenesis protein; translated protein: MFVRTLLGRSGPALRSLPWALCLLLTLALAAPPTLNPALESRAVAIQKNLRCPLCDTGESIADSRSDISVKMRSSVREQLAAGRSEAQIYDFFAQRYGNFVLLDPPKSGRNLLLWGGPLLALVGGGALWWSFLRRRRTAAGTPEQAPDAAEDFDSYLAQVRRETRPGGQP
- a CDS encoding c-type cytochrome, whose amino-acid sequence is MILSLLLLGLIVAVALWLVLEPLRRRVSADPDAPERERLHGERDRLYAELAALEDESRRPDLERRAALTLRALDGLPPAPGRAGGRRLAVVGVALAALLTGVGAVTFVPRWQLASLSSAEAADVQAVLSLPALRARAERTQANADYLAWGRAAFDSEQYDQAVSAYGEALKLDPRQPVALRRLGILLLTRGERSGQTVSDEDATQAALLIRTAAQLAPQEAESQLLLGFTLARFGQDAEALSALERYRTLEPTGRDADDLITALRARLQKSDPGQRVYAANCASCHGPAGGGGLGPSLRVSTLSRTALASVIRNGKGTMPAYPQLKEAELKALLDLLEGWQRAGR